One Eurosta solidaginis isolate ZX-2024a chromosome 1, ASM4086904v1, whole genome shotgun sequence genomic window, aagtttttatctTTTTTCAGCTGATACGCGTACAGTCTCCCGAAGGCTTGAAACGCATTGAGATTGCAACCAAAGCTAATTTAAAAGAGCTTTATGAAACCGTACAACAAAATCTTAAAGTTGATGGCTTTGCACTCTTCAAAGATCGCAGTTTCTTAACAGAGGTAaactatgaaaatatttttttgtaataaacacTTCCTAATTTATATGGTTTATGTCTTACAGTTGCATTCTAGTCAGTCGCAGAATGTTGGATCCTGTCTCAAGCATGGCGATAtgttatttttaaagaaaattgctGGTAGCTCGATTCGtgtaagcttaaactaagtttgtaaCTAAAAAAATATGTAGAAACATATAGACATGCCTACTCAGTTCTACGTTTGCACTCACAAATTCGAATGATTTGATATTGATCGAAAAAAGAGGGGGAATATCAATATCTCTGCGAATATAGCCTTGGATTTTTTTCAATCGGAATTATGCGCTATAAGCCAGCGTGCTGAGCAGAAACTGCAAGTCGGATACTTCAATTCTCTTAACTCATTACAATCATCAATATTCGTGGAATTTGTACAAATCAGCAACCTGCAATATCATAATGAAGCATGGGTTCCTGTCAGAGGGGAGTGGAGAGTAACGAGCAAGTGGTTAGCTTATCAgctttttgttgtagcgataaatactATGTGACATTATTAACGACGAGCCTCACGCTATTGCTGAAGAGAGGCGAAATCCCTCCAGCGAAACGACTGTCATACTGCCACTACTCATAGTGTATTATCTTAACCCCGAAagcttttattgttgttgttgttgttgttgtagcgataatgttgctccccgaaggctttggggagtgttatcgatgtgatggtcctttgccggatacagatccggtacgctccggtacaacagcaccattaaggtgccggcccgaccatctcgggaacgatttatgtggccacattaaaccttcaggccattccctccctctccacccgcaagttccatgaggagcttggggtcgccagagcctcttctgttagtgaaacaggattcgccgcggataggtgaggttgacaattgagtttggagaagctatatattgcgctggcaacctgaaggtttgcgctacccagccccttgaatctggtattttagtcgcctcttacgacaggcatacctaccgcgggtatattctgatcccctaacccgctggggggaaaaGCTTTTATTCAAGGTGTCTCATATCGCACACCTAGGTCAAAACAGTGATAAACTCGAAAAATCGCATGTTCATAAAACGAGGAATACTGGCTGCCTCCACCATATGTGGCAATgcagtatttattttttaaatgtctAATACTATAGTTATTAGTAAATCGAGTACACAGTTCGATAGATATTGAATTGGGAAGCCCGGAAGTACGCATAactttaaagtttaaattttttagttagcTCCTATTGATCTAGATATGCATAGTCCCCTCACGACACTACTTACTTTTATATTTGAACCCCAGCCTGCTCTATTGCGTTTAGATGAATTACCGAAACTTACCACGATAAGACACATAAATTCTTCAAATGAAAGTTATCGGAAATACCAAACGGGACTTAGATATTTTATATTTCCTTATTAACTTATTTGTGACCTATTAACTCTCTAACtaactttatttattttctaGCGTACAAGCACTACAGCTATTGATGATTTTGAAACTACCACCACCACTCTACCGCAGCCTATAAATAGCAGCAAGTTATTTCAGCCACAAGCTGCTGTTACGGAAGATGATGTTGATCAGCTACTAAGTAAAATGGATGGCTTAATCGAAAGGGCGCGTGATCCAAAACTGTATGTAAATAATGAAAGTTATCCCATTTAATTTATATACTGACGAAAACTCTTACCAAACTTTTATTTCCTCTTAGTTGTCGTCACAATGCTAACGGCCGTTGTGTTCATTGTTCACCACTCGAACCCTACGATGATACTTATCTGAAGGAGAATAAGATCAAACATTTATCCTTCAATTCAtttatacgaaaacaaaaatcaGGTATAGATCGTGGCAAATATGTTGCCTTTGATGACATCAATTGTCGCATTAAACCTGGTTGCCGTGAGCATCCACCATGGCCTAAGGGAATTTGTTCCAAATGTCAACCATCGGCTGTTACTTTGAATCGTCAAATTTATCGTCATATTGATAATATTATGTTTGAGAATCCAACTATTATTGAACGTTTTCTGGATTATTGGCGTACAACAGCTCATCAAAGAATGGGTTTTCTCTATGGTACTTATGAGATGCATGCAGATGTACCGCTTGGTATACGTGCAACTGTTGCAGCCATTTATGAGCCGCCACAGGAATCAACACGTGATTCTATACGTTTGTTAGACGATGAAGCGGCTACTGATGTCGATGAGTTGGCACAGGCATTGGGTTTGAAAAAGGCAAGTTGATGATATTTTAAGGACGTGACTATTTTGTACACAAAAAATGTTTTTACCAGACGGATATATCTTAAAGCTTGCATGAGAAAACCGCCATAAACttattttggaactatttttttttttttgtatgtaaacaGGTTGGTTGGATATTTACTGATCTCATCACTGAAGATGCTGCTAAGGGCACAGTAAAACATTTGCGTGGCATTGAGACACACTTTCTTACTGCGCAAGAATGTATTACGGCCGGCGAATTACAAAATCGTCATCCAAATCCATGTAAATATGGTTCTAGTGGTTATTTTGGCTCGAAATTTGTTACAGTATGTGTAACAGGTATGTCGGAATGTCAATAAGCAATTAAAATAtggttttagtaaaaatttattttttggttttcttctCACAGGTGATAGTAGTAAGCAAGTACATACAGAGGGTTATGCTGTTTCAGCTCAATGTATGGCTTTGGTGCGTGATAATTGTCTAATACCTACTAAGGATGCACCCGAATTGGGTTATGTACGCGAATCAACAGATAAACAATATGTTCCAGATGTTTATTATAAGGTAAGTGAATATATAATTGGAGCAGCAATATTTGAAGTTCGAACTATTTTGTGTATCAAAACATTTGTACCTAAGCTATACTTCGGGTTGCGATCACTCTGTACCTCTCAACATTGCGGTTATTGATTGCGAAATTGAAAAGGAACAAGATATGTACCTTCTTACAAGCGTTATGGTAGGGTAGAAATATATTTCGGAATTATTCGCGTTACCTTATTTTCTTATGATATTCTGATGTCATTTTCTTCGTAATAGCCTCCAAGTAGGCTTCATTTTGGACACGAGTGCAGTCTTTGAAGAATGTCTTCACGGCAAATTTTATTTCGGCAGGAACGCAGTCAAGTCAATAATGCAAGACAAGATATATACATATTTCTAACCAATTGACACAGAATCGagattttattaacatttttatttattaagtttatatatatattttttctttgtttgacTTTTTACTTGACCTCGGGAATAAGTTTATGGTTTGTTGGTTTCTGTGCCGCCCGGATACCAACGTTCCGAGCTAAAGTGGCGCACGGCGCTccattttgatgcacatttctcctggaaccaattgctgCTGATTTCGTAGGCTAGTCTGTACTTCGTCCGAATATTTGGGGTGGACGATGCATCTGCTGATAACTTTTACAGAGCATTTAGTTACTGCCTCAAGTTCCGGCAGTATTAAACTGTCCATAGTTAGAAACCTGGTGTGTGCTAGAGCTGGGTATTCACACAAATAGTGGGCGAGCTTTATGGTATTCACATCAACGTTATTGCCGGGAATGGTTCCATGTTTCATGCTCAAAGTAAAGACATGcatttttaacttttatattgacagtgaatcaacaattaaggcaataatttcgcatagcacagcatctaaatgcgtgttagagtgcaagcagtctctggagagaaccgggacagggagaagcatacatctatgttgGGTCCCAGGacttatgggaatagatgggaatgaaaaagcggatgaactagctaaaaagggcacatcccttgaagcttgctccgtagacgttccaattagactgggggagattaagcgaagacgagaggtgcacatgatcgaccaaccgggaaaggcgtgggttcaagcgcggggctgtaaagtgtcgaagattatgtgtaggtcttaaaaccttagactaacaaagttgcttctatcattaaaaagagaggactgtagactcatgacgggtattctgactggacactgccttctggcatcacatgcctttaaataaggcttggtcagtcgatagcatatgtaggaagtgcgagttggaggaggaaacaatcgagcacgttctgtgctcgtgccctgcacttgctaggctaagacttcagctattaggagtgatacagctttcaGATCTAGCAGCAGAAAGTGGCCTAAGTCCtaggaagtttctagtatttgccaagaggacggagttattttataacataggtcctggtttttgatagggtttttcagtttggtcgttaaaacaaacaatGCTGAGAGAACATATTGCAGTGAATTAAAGCTCAGAGGCTTCGCCGGCTAGGTCATGTGATTCGAATGTATGAagacactccggccaagaaaaaATGCTATTCGATACCGCAGTTTGAAAGCAGTGGAAGGGGGAGACCACCACCTAATTGGAGATACAGGTGGAGGAAGTCTTGATCTCGTATGGTACGAAATCGCTTAGACTACTAAGTgccaattaataaataaattataaaaaaaaagcgaTTCCTATTAACTCGCTTTTTCCTTATTCATAAAAACTGAGTTTTCTAGGAAATATCCGTTTTGATTAGTTGGAAAATGTAATTAATCGACTAACTgagtatttttaaattattttatcgcACATTGCGAACGTTTATCGCGTTAGGATTCACCTGTTCTAGGATTAGGTTTATATACGAAATGCTTAAATACTGATTACGTTATCAGAAGGAAACATCTTCAAGTTGCCGTATTTAAGATATCCATGTTTCCAGTCTTTCTTAGTTCCTATTCGGATGCTGTATAGGcaaagaataaaatatttgttcgaGAAATGTCACTGTTGCAAAACGTAGAGCTCCACAGACttctaaatataatataaaatacctACCTAACTACTTGGTGAAACACTTCCACGATATGCTCCGTTgacacaataaaattaaaaaagtccaTTTATTCGAACTCAACTTTAATAGGTTATAAATAAACCACAAAAAAAAGCTTAGTTGCGCCATAAAGTATGTAGCGTTTAGTTACATTTCAGCCGTATGGCCAGCACATTGCTTTTTGAGAATTAGAGGCATGTAACTAATTTTTTTACATTCGCCTCCACGGAACCTTAACCAAAGTGGAGCAAATTGGTGTTGCTGTAGGCGCGTAATGTGGACTAAGGGTAGCTTTCGATTGAGTATTGGCGATATGGCTATAAAGCGTAAGGTGTAGACAAAGgttttagtaaagggtagtttgcATTACGATATTCCAACTCGTTTCAAAGCTATCGACCAATATGTTAAACATTAGTAAACTGTACTAATCACTAAATACTTGGCAATACAATCCTTTAATGGAAGTCAGAAAACTTGCagacattgtggataaaacagtatggctactttttagtgttttgacaggatgttcaatatggcggcgcataggccCGGCTATCTTCAGCGCGTGATAGAAAGATATACCGAATGAGACGACGATAGTCAATTGAAAGTCAGGTGATCGCttgtgtttgtaattttgacgtctatgcagaagttatcacacttgtcttatccacaatgctcACAGGTTCGTCAGTGTTGGATCATTAAGAACTTTGCGGTCAGAGGTGTTGGTTCAGCATTACAGATGAAAAGTAGGTGTGTCTCATGTCGGGACACTTCGCATAGTAACTCTGGAGTGAGATTGTGATGGTGATAGCAATAGTTTTTGAATAGTTTAGTCCCGCTTAGATATTTTTAACCCTGTTTTGCTGTATTCAGGTCCAGGGATGGGTATACGCGTTGGTGTAAActgaatttggattttttctaACATCTTAACAAGCTTTGAAAACATTTCTCACTATTTGCGTCCGAATACCGAAAAATACCATTTTGGCTTAATTAGTAAAGTTCGGAATATTCTGTATGGGTTTCTATTTATTTACCACTACAAATAAAAGAGGACTGATGCCCTTGGATTGTTTAACATGTGGAACTGGATAAGTCTAATATAGTTTTGGCTTAATGTGTATATTAGACGGTAGAGGTTTTTTGGAAGAGTAATTTAAAAAAGCTTTTGGGAAGAGGAAATACATAATCAAGCGACGCGCAGCTTAGCACAAGTTCCCTTCGGATTTGTTGATTTGATTTGTACGATTACGCTAAaatgacttttggaaaatttaagCTTGAGAAGGTTTTATTTTGATATGTAATGAAATCCAGGCTAGGAGGTTTGAGTAAaattatatatcaaaattatctaaAGGGTTAAAATGTTTTACAACATTATTATCGCCCGGTtgttcagtacaagttcaactcagtttgtcagttaaactacgcttaaccttATTCTGCACTTTTTCAGTCTAccttaactgaagtttaagctgagcttaagagACCAATCTGGCCGAGTTAAATTCTAGTaaacctatcagttatttacgttcgttcgaaatggcgtcgaatatacccaacaagcatttgggcttgagtactattagagctcatgttgataactaggcatacttctaaaatctcaagagttgtttcgatagtggctcaactcgagaattatagcgtactcagcaaaagggggaattttttataaagtaaaaacgtctattacttaagttgaaaaaatttaattcctaaCTTGTGGTTCTCTTACTGGACTCAAGtataagattccatactacagtattttctcgaaaataaaataaaatatatataaatttatttttgattaattacgcttcattactgctatcaaccaggtgtttatttcacacaataaacagctgttggttttggtggtatcaccaactccacctcaactcgatatccagtgTTTGATATTAACTGGAGAAATGTATTCAATATTCATtcgagaactgtacatttctcaaaatctctcgaaagttggataataattggaatataTTAATGAAGTTgtatatcaactcgagaactatctggtttaaaaataattaaatatttatattggaCATCatctccggaactagatatacatatataccgctggagaaatatcttttaaatgtttgttgggtaaacaaaacccagctgttgtcgtatctacaaattatctagataataaaaaaaccaattgcCGTCAtgcagtgagttttacagctccggctcacgctcaattctcacgggaatgctctggatcgttgagagacttgagaagcagatgtcgtgaaattttcgcacacgtgaaatgtgataagcagatgtcgccgctgtttttcatttaactcagaCGGCGAAAGACTAagtagcgacatctatttttgaaaaagtagttttattaaaggcagcgttgccaaactaaaaagaagtaattaacaaattatctggctcacaaattgaactagacttctatctatcttctatgtatttatctggctcaaatcgttgttgttgcatttacatgcaaaattatttatctggctcaggattttgctaCCGCATGACGGcaaatgttgccgcacaaaaaagccttTGGGGctggccttaaactgtgactgaaaaactgctgagtagtttaactggagtttaaatttgactagagtttaagcaaacttgttttaagcttagcttaacctactactgaaaaaccgggcctacaTTTCACTTTTTGTTCTTTGTACAAAAAAAGTGAAAACACACTAGAAAAAATCGTATTGACATTTCACTTTTTGTTCTGTGGGACAAAATCTTTGTACAAAAAAAGTGAAAAGACACTTTTCTGCAAAGCAACTGCACTAACGTAAAATTATCGTTTGCATAGAAAATCCGAATCAAGTAAAGGATAAAAAATTGTTGCATACTTCAAGGCGGTCAATTTCTTGTTTCATGCTTTGTGACCTTCCACGTTCTTGGAATCACTATTTTCTATAAGATCACCCCCACTGAAAagcttcgtaaaaaaatcttctcgaaatcttatatattatataaaagaGTTTAAGAATTCGGGCACGAATATTCCTTGCTAGCAT contains:
- the Npl4 gene encoding nuclear protein localization protein 4 homolog isoform X1; translation: MSKSDVGNTILIRVQSPEGLKRIEIATKANLKELYETVQQNLKVDGFALFKDRSFLTELHSSQSQNVGSCLKHGDMLFLKKIAGSSIRRTSTTAIDDFETTTTTLPQPINSSKLFQPQAAVTEDDVDQLLSKMDGLIERARDPKLCRHNANGRCVHCSPLEPYDDTYLKENKIKHLSFNSFIRKQKSGIDRGKYVAFDDINCRIKPGCREHPPWPKGICSKCQPSAVTLNRQIYRHIDNIMFENPTIIERFLDYWRTTAHQRMGFLYGTYEMHADVPLGIRATVAAIYEPPQESTRDSIRLLDDEAATDVDELAQALGLKKVGWIFTDLITEDAAKGTVKHLRGIETHFLTAQECITAGELQNRHPNPCKYGSSGYFGSKFVTVCVTGDSSKQVHTEGYAVSAQCMALVRDNCLIPTKDAPELGYVRESTDKQYVPDVYYKEKDQYGNEVQRLARPLPVEYLLVDVPASTPLQPQFTFTQYKKRGEPFPVENRYLDGHLQDFNGLSTYLSHWADHEFLEAVSDFHLLLYLYRMDTVPLRAHMGPLLEAVRTKNSDLAYSFKASEPWKLLESLIHASTGGGGGGRGGSSGHSAGSTSTAPNSGGGAAPAGAGTNNQWQCNHCTFINPAELSSCEMCSLPR
- the Npl4 gene encoding nuclear protein localization protein 4 homolog isoform X2; this encodes MLKQSLIRVQSPEGLKRIEIATKANLKELYETVQQNLKVDGFALFKDRSFLTELHSSQSQNVGSCLKHGDMLFLKKIAGSSIRRTSTTAIDDFETTTTTLPQPINSSKLFQPQAAVTEDDVDQLLSKMDGLIERARDPKLCRHNANGRCVHCSPLEPYDDTYLKENKIKHLSFNSFIRKQKSGIDRGKYVAFDDINCRIKPGCREHPPWPKGICSKCQPSAVTLNRQIYRHIDNIMFENPTIIERFLDYWRTTAHQRMGFLYGTYEMHADVPLGIRATVAAIYEPPQESTRDSIRLLDDEAATDVDELAQALGLKKVGWIFTDLITEDAAKGTVKHLRGIETHFLTAQECITAGELQNRHPNPCKYGSSGYFGSKFVTVCVTGDSSKQVHTEGYAVSAQCMALVRDNCLIPTKDAPELGYVRESTDKQYVPDVYYKEKDQYGNEVQRLARPLPVEYLLVDVPASTPLQPQFTFTQYKKRGEPFPVENRYLDGHLQDFNGLSTYLSHWADHEFLEAVSDFHLLLYLYRMDTVPLRAHMGPLLEAVRTKNSDLAYSFKASEPWKLLESLIHASTGGGGGGRGGSSGHSAGSTSTAPNSGGGAAPAGAGTNNQWQCNHCTFINPAELSSCEMCSLPR